One Leisingera sp. M658 genomic window carries:
- a CDS encoding TniB family NTP-binding protein: protein MRKTPSQHFADMSQAPVPERIHYVRTGAFFETSAIRALRDRLDELIREPVDCENKLVFITAPAGMGLTRIIKQFAAQHPPKTSRRRGRHTVPLVNQLIHPSGDFIDYCDALRTNLDIPGYGAMTRRSSYPKTLELLGHLKTRLVILEDFHRAYSFQKHQLISYQNYVHYLISEYDIRVILTGAPRIWRWALEDEQTLGRSVHLQYRAWTPSEDDFIEFLEGFERWCPVREEGALSRDPKLRKAIISRTHGICKSVMQVLTGLAIYAIVSGSERLDFDTWISFRDQGLSI, encoded by the coding sequence CCGGTACCCGAGCGAATTCATTACGTTCGCACCGGGGCGTTTTTTGAAACATCAGCTATTCGCGCGCTTAGAGATCGATTGGATGAACTGATCCGTGAGCCGGTAGACTGCGAGAACAAGCTTGTATTCATAACCGCCCCGGCTGGGATGGGATTGACCCGAATTATCAAGCAATTTGCAGCACAGCACCCCCCAAAGACGAGTAGGCGACGCGGCAGGCACACGGTTCCGCTCGTGAACCAGCTCATCCATCCGAGCGGTGACTTCATTGACTATTGCGATGCACTCCGCACGAACCTCGACATTCCAGGATACGGCGCAATGACACGCCGATCCTCTTACCCAAAGACCCTCGAGTTATTAGGGCATTTGAAAACGCGGCTCGTAATCTTGGAGGATTTTCACCGCGCCTACAGTTTTCAAAAACATCAATTGATATCGTATCAGAATTACGTCCACTACCTGATTTCCGAATACGATATCAGGGTCATCCTTACAGGAGCTCCGCGCATATGGCGATGGGCATTGGAAGACGAACAGACTTTAGGGCGATCAGTTCACCTTCAGTATCGGGCCTGGACACCAAGCGAGGATGACTTCATCGAGTTTCTTGAAGGGTTTGAACGATGGTGTCCGGTTAGAGAAGAGGGGGCTCTGTCGCGCGATCCCAAACTTCGCAAGGCAATTATCAGCCGGACCCATGGTATCTGCAAAAGCGTGATGCAAGTGCTCACCGGCCTTGCAATTTATGCGATTGTGTCTGGCAGTGAGCGCCTGGATTTCGACACGTGGATAAGCTTTCGGGACCAAGGGCTATCGATATGA
- a CDS encoding TniQ family protein yields MSVTPYAMESLTSFVSRAAAMHSTDPRSYLRRLFPSDSYQDIARFPEDLDALDQGAILAGLNNALDSAKRRLELLTFPGAKPGVHTKWLRRAGGIHLGFDQFSTTPSFAWCPRCLLRDQLDGHDQFMRLSWRLITQTFCLVHRRPLTTHCLACYDCEAETAFVFDGANVVLACSACGSLYSTQLGLPDMSASTTLRLHNNRRVQIAWNGAIQLEMALERSLSERSKTKNKSEFLDFVMAFANVLLKSGRGGRAPIDLFSSVAFPSRPNPHNITSMDRPYRASSIAVTRKTHGFIATILKRRVNLFSIKGVHEKRWGREPSMQELRSELEPDQNDELDQLLLRFPAKWF; encoded by the coding sequence ATGAGCGTCACACCCTATGCGATGGAAAGCCTGACTTCATTCGTAAGCCGCGCGGCTGCAATGCATTCGACTGATCCCCGGTCCTACCTTCGCAGGCTCTTTCCGTCAGATAGCTACCAGGACATCGCAAGATTTCCTGAAGATCTGGACGCACTAGATCAAGGTGCCATTCTAGCTGGTCTGAACAATGCGCTGGACTCTGCGAAGCGCAGGCTGGAATTGCTCACCTTCCCCGGCGCAAAACCTGGCGTTCATACCAAGTGGTTGAGGCGGGCAGGTGGGATTCATTTGGGTTTTGACCAATTCAGCACGACACCCTCTTTCGCGTGGTGTCCACGTTGCCTTCTCCGCGACCAACTCGATGGCCACGATCAATTCATGCGATTGTCTTGGAGGTTGATCACACAGACGTTTTGCCTAGTTCATAGGAGACCGCTTACCACTCATTGCCTGGCCTGCTATGATTGCGAGGCAGAGACGGCATTCGTTTTCGACGGCGCCAACGTTGTGCTCGCGTGTAGCGCATGCGGCTCACTCTATTCGACGCAGCTTGGCCTGCCTGATATGTCTGCCTCGACCACTCTGCGACTGCATAACAACCGGCGTGTACAGATTGCTTGGAATGGGGCAATCCAACTGGAAATGGCACTCGAAAGGAGCCTGTCGGAGCGGTCTAAAACCAAGAACAAAAGTGAATTCCTTGACTTTGTTATGGCTTTTGCAAACGTGCTGTTGAAATCCGGTCGGGGCGGGAGGGCGCCGATTGATCTCTTTTCCAGTGTTGCGTTCCCATCGCGGCCAAACCCGCATAACATCACGTCAATGGATCGGCCTTACCGAGCATCTTCGATCGCAGTTACCCGCAAAACACACGGTTTCATCGCAACCATTTTGAAGCGCCGCGTGAACCTGTTCTCAATAAAGGGCGTGCATGAGAAACGTTGGGGTAGGGAGCCCTCAATGCAAGAGCTACGATCCGAACTCGAGCCGGATCAGAACGATGAGCTCGATCAGTTACTATTGAGATTTCCTGCAAAATGGTTCTGA
- a CDS encoding LysE family translocator, translating into MDFQIWLAFVAASTALLLIPGPTVLLVLSYAISQGKRVALATVGGVALGDFIAMSASLAGLGALVLASATLFTALKWIGAAYLVFLGIKLFRSASTASLGDLEKVSQTSASSVFGHAAAVTALNPKSIVFFIAFVPQFVVLDTPLLPQFAILVVTFVGLAAINALAYALLADNLRARIARPSVLAWFSRSGGCSLVAMGVATAAFKRAQ; encoded by the coding sequence ATGGATTTTCAAATTTGGCTGGCTTTCGTCGCGGCTTCCACAGCACTCTTGCTCATTCCTGGACCAACAGTCCTACTCGTTCTCAGCTACGCAATCAGCCAAGGCAAAAGAGTCGCCCTTGCGACCGTGGGCGGCGTTGCTCTGGGTGACTTCATCGCCATGTCCGCGTCGCTCGCTGGGTTGGGGGCTTTGGTCCTTGCGTCAGCGACTCTATTTACTGCCCTGAAGTGGATTGGTGCAGCGTATCTCGTTTTTCTTGGGATCAAACTTTTCCGAAGTGCATCAACAGCTTCGTTGGGCGATTTGGAAAAAGTATCGCAAACCAGCGCGTCGAGCGTGTTCGGCCATGCTGCCGCTGTAACGGCTCTCAATCCGAAATCTATCGTGTTTTTTATCGCGTTCGTTCCTCAATTTGTTGTCTTGGACACACCGCTGCTGCCTCAGTTTGCAATTCTCGTAGTAACGTTTGTCGGACTGGCCGCCATCAACGCGCTCGCCTACGCGCTCTTGGCCGACAACTTGCGAGCAAGGATTGCCCGCCCTTCGGTTTTGGCTTGGTTCTCACGTTCGGGCGGCTGCTCCTTGGTTGCAATGGGTGTGGCGACGGCAGCGTTCAAACGTGCGCAGTAG